The genomic DNA CTTGCCGCGACGGATCGACGAGGCCACTTCGGCATCCAGCGCCGCGCCGGAGCCGGTGCGGAAATTGACGAAGGTGTCGGTCAGGCCATAGGCCTTGAGCTTCTGACTGTTGACGATCTCCGAGGTCCAGCCGGTGGGGCTGTTGAGGAAGCGGCCTTTGCTTGGGTCTTCGGGGTCGCGGAACACGTCCTTGTAGCGCGCCAGGTCGGCTACCGATTTCAACTCCGGCGCCAGCGGTTTGATGCCGCGTTCGGCGTCGCCCTTGATCACGTATTCAGGCACCCACCAGCCTTCGGTGGCGCCTTTGACGGTGTCGCCCAGGCCGAAGACCTTGCCTTCACTTTCAGCCTTGACCCACGCGGGGCTGCGCCCGGCCCATTCTTCGCCGATCACTTGAATGTCGTCCTTGGCCAGTGCGGCTTCCAGACTTACGGTGCTGCCGGGCAAGGTGTCGGTGGGCAGGCCGTAGCCTTTCTCGACGATCACACGCAGCACTTCGGTGATCAGGCTGCCGCTTTCCCAGGTGATGTCGCCGAAGTGGATGGGTTTGACCGCCTCCGCAGCGGGCGTTTGTTGGGCCACCAGGGCCAGTGCCAGGAGCGAGCCACCGAGCAGGTTTTTTAGTGTTCTCATGAGTAGCCTCTTGGAGATTCGATTCACAACACATTCAAAGTGGGCACGGTCAATGTGGGAGCTGGCTTGCCTGCGATAGCGATGTTGAAGCCACCACCGCCATCGCAGGCAAGCCAGCTCCCACAGTTGATCTACGCCATGTTCTTAAAAGTCATAACTGAGCCGCGTGTAGTAGAACGCCCCTTCCGGCGCGGTCGGTGAGAGGTAGCTGTATTGCTGGCCTGGCGTCTGGCGCAGGCGGCTGTTGAAGTCGTCGGGTTTGCTGTCGAACAGGTTGTTCACGCCCACCGACACGCGCAGTTGCCTGGTGAAGGCGTAGTTCACGTCCAGGTCGGTGGTCCATTGCGCGCTGAACTCCTGGTCGTACTGGGCGTTGGTCTCGCTGGCCGCGTATTTGCGGTATTTGCCGTAGCGGGTTTCGTTGAGGGAAATCGTCCACTGGTTGAGCTTGTGCACCGCGCCGAACACCAGTTTGTCTTCGGGGTAGCCGTGCTCGATAAAGCCACGGGCTTCGCGGGTCAGCACTTCAAAACCATTGGGGTTTTCGTGGATTTTCTCGATGGTGGTGCGCGCCTTGGTGTAGCCGGCCGACAGCGCCAGGTTGCCGAATTGCGCGAGGTCCAGGTTGTACTTGCCGACGATGTCGACGCCGCGGGTGCGGGTATCGGCGGCGTTGGTCATGAACTGCGCCCAGGAATACTGGCCGTAACCGGCATTGGTAAGGATCTGCTCAGCCAAGGGTCCGGAAATCCCGCCGCTGAACAGCAGCCGGTCGCGGATTGAGATCTGGTAAGCGTCGATGGTCAGCGAGGCGTTTTCAGCCGGGCGCAGCACCAGGCCCAGCGAGTAGTTGGTGGATTTTTCCGGCTTCAGGGGTTGCGCGCCGAGGGCACGGGCCGCCGGGTTGTCGGCGGGCAGCATGCGGGTCAGCACCGGGTTGCCGTTGGCGTCGAGGTTGGTGGTGGTGGTCCACGAGGTACCGATCTGGCCCAGGCTTGGCGCGTGATAAGCGTTGTTGACCGTGGCGCGCACGCCCACTTGCGGCGTGAAGTCATAGCGCGCCGACAGCTTGCCGGTGGTGGCCGAACCGAAGTCCGAGTAGTGCTCGGTGCGCCCGGCAACGCCGACTTGCAGCTTGTCGGTGACCTGGTTTTCCAGGCCGAAATACACGCCGCCCACATCACGCTTGAAGGTGCCGGCATCGTCCGGGGTCAGGCCGGATGCTTGCACCGCGCCGACTTGCACGCCGTCGATACCGCCGAAGGAATACGAGTCGAAATCGCCGGCTTCCAGACGGTATTGCTCGTGACGATAAGCCACGCCACCCGACACGGTCAGCGGGTGGCTGGACCAGCTCACGTCGAGGTCCTTGGCGTAGTCCAGGGTGATGTTGGTCTGGTCGTTGACCAGCGTGGCCACGTTGAATTTGGTCGGGCTGTTGGCGCCGTAACTCGGGTTGACCGTGTTGAAGGCCAACTCGTCGTGCTCGTCGCGGCCATAGGTTGCGCTCAAGTCGAAGCGGCCGATGCTGTCGTCTTCGTAGCGGGTGCCCACGGTGACGGCGCCGTCTTCGTAGCGGTAGCGGTATTTCGGAATGGTGCCGCCGGGGTAGATCGAGGCCACGTTGTTCGGGCTGCTCGCCAGCAACGGCGGAGTGTTGTTGACCGAGGTGTCCTGGCCGAACGTGGCGAAGCTGTACAGGCGCCATTTATCGTTGAGGCCGATCTCGGCGTTGGCGGCCAGGTTGTATTTGTCGCGGCCGGCACCGCCCCAGCGCGGGTCTTGCGTCTGGCCGTCGGCGACGTATTTGTCGCCGATGTCGTCGGGTTTGTTGTTCAGGGTGTTGAAGCTCAGGGTCAGGAAACCATCGCCCGGCAGGCCAATGCCGTACCAGCCATCGGTGGTCTTGCTGAAACCGTCGCCCTGGGCGTATTTGCCCAGTTGGGTGTTGATACCCCCACCGCTGTCGCGCTCCTTGAGCACGATGTTGACCACCCCGGCCACCGCGTCGGAGCCGTACTGCGCCGAGGCGCCGTCACGCAGCACTTCGACGTGGTCGATGGCGCTGATGGGGATCATGTCCAGGTCCACCGGCTGGGCGCCAATGAACGGCACGCCGCCGGAGATGTTCACCACTGCCGAGGTGTGGCGGCGCTTGCCGTTGATCAGCACCAGCGTCTGGTCGGGCGACAAGCCGCGCAGGGACGCGCCCTTCGGGTCCTGCCCGCGCGTGGCGCTGTTGTTCTGTGGAAAGTTGAACGACGGCAGCAGCTGGAACAACGCCTGGTTCAGGCTGGTGGCGCCGGTTTGCTTGAGTTCGTCGGCGTTGATCACGTCCACCGGCGCGCTGCTGGTGAGCGCGGTGGCGTTGCTGCGTCGGGTACCGATGGCGACCACGCGGTCGAGGGTCGGTGCCTGGGCGGCGCTGGTTTGGGCTTTTACGTCGCTGGTGGCTGCGTTGCTTGCGCCTTCCTTGATGATGAACGCGCCGTCCGGGCTGACCTGCACGTGCAGGCCGGTGCCCTTGAGCGCGGCGTCCACGGCCTGGTGCGCGGACAGCGAGCCATCCACCGTGGCCGACGAGTAATTGCCCAGTTGCGGCGTGAAGGAAATCACCTGGCCGCTTTGGCGGCTGATGTTCAGCAGCACCTCATCCAGCGGGCCGGGGGCGATGTGGTAGACCTGCCGCACCTCTTCAGCGCTGGCGGCAAACGAAAAAAACAGGCTGGCCAACGGCACCAGGGCAAAGGTTCGAAGCGGCACACGGTTGAACTGACTCACATTGGCTCCCCCCAAGGAAACTCCTGAACGCTGCTCCCCGCAGCGCTTACGGGAGTGATGTGGGCCGGCCGGGGGAAAACTTGCAGATCGTTTGGTTATGTCCTTAGAACCCGGTTTTGAAATGGAAACCCGTTCAATGTGGGAGCTGGCTTGCCTGCGATGCAGGCGACTCGGGCTGACAGCTGAACCGAGTCGATCCCATCGCAGGCAAGCCAGCTCCCACAGAGGCTGAGTGAATCCGTCAGGCGGCATTGACGGTCACCCACAAGCCAGTGCGGCGGGTAATGTGGATCGGCAAGGTGCGCGCCAGGGTGTCGAGGATTTGCTGGGGGTTGTCGAGACGATACAGACCGCTCACACGCAGGCCGGCCACGGCGGGGTCGAGGCGCAAGACGCCACTGTGATACGGGCGCAGGGCTTCGATGACTTCAGCCAGGGGGCGGTCGCGCACTTGCAGGAAGCCATCGACCCACGCGGTGGCGCCGGAGGAACTGGCTTCGACCGGACCGAAGCCCGAGCGGTCGTAATGCACTTCATGGCCGGCGGCGAGCTGCAAGCGTTCGCCGCGCTGGTCGTCAATATCAACCGCGCCATTGAGCGCCACGACCTGGCCCTGCCCTTCCCGCTCGCGCACCAAAAAGCGGTTGCCGTAGGCGCGCAGCCGGGTCTGGTCGGTCTGAATCAAAAACGGGCGGTTGCGATCGCTGGCCACGTTGGCCAGCAACTCGCCTTCACGCAGGCGCACCAGGCGCTGCTGCGGGTTGAACTGGATGTCGGCGGCGCTTTGCGCATTGAGCAACAGCTCGCTGCCATCGGCCAGCGTGACGCTGCGGCGCTCGCCGGTACCGGTATGGATATCGGCCGTCAGCTCGGACAAGCCCATGGGTTTGGCTAAAAAAGCGGCGCCGACAGCCACACCCGCGCCCGCCAAGGCGATCTGCAAGACGTGGCGGCGGCTCGCTGGCGCATCCAGCGCCTGCTGCAACACTTGGCCGCTGACGCCTTGGGCCTGGGGAATCTGAAACACACCCAGCCGGGTTTCCAGTTGCTGGCACAGCGCATCGTGGCGCGGGTCAGCTGCGCGCCATTGGTGGTAGCGCTGCCAGTCCGTCGCCGTGGCCTGGCCCGAGCGCAACAGCACGTACCAGCGCGTGGCGCTGTCGATCAGTTCGTCGTTCATTCCAGGCACAGCCGCAGGCAACGGTTGAGGGCACGGGCCATGTAGTCGCTGACCGAGCGCTGGGATATGCCCAGTTCGGCGGCGATTTGCGGGTAGGTCAGGCCGTTGAGCTGGGAGAGTAAAAAGGTCGCCTTGACCTTGGCCGGCAAGCCGTCGAGCAAGTGGTCGATGGCTTGCAGCGCTTCGAGCATTTGCGCCAGGTCTTCGGGCGAGGGCGCGGCAGCGGTTTCGTCGTTGTCCAGGGCGTCTAGGTAGGCACGTTCCAGATCACGGCGCCGCCACAGTTGGTACATCAGGCGCTGGGCGATGGTGGTGAGCAAGGCGCGGGGTTGCCGGATCGGCTGTACGCCCGGCGAACTCAGCAGTTGGACAAAGGTGTCGGCGGCAATGTCTTCAGCATGCGCACGGGAATCGAGGTGGCGGTGCAAGCGGCTGCACAGCCAGTCGTAATGACTGCGGAACAATCCGCCCACGTAATCGCTGTGAGAAGTGTCGGCGCCGGACATAGTGGCTCCATCTGAGTTGGTTGCGCGTTATGTCCGGTGTTCCGGTGGGGCGATCCTAGCAAGGCCTCTTATTCTTTAATAATATTTAAAAGGTATTTTTATATAACCTTATTGAAGAACCGGATAACCTGCGTCGGCAGCTTGCCTCTGGTAGCCCAGCAATACGTGATAGTCGTCCTCATTGGCGGGAAGAACTTCACGCACGCCCAGGGTTTGAGCCACCTGCGGCAAATCCTGCAAGGCCTGGTTCATCGCCCCACGAATGCTTGCAGCCTGTTCATCAGTCAAATGCAGCGGGCCGATGTAGGGCAAGGTCGGGCTCGGCGCGCTGCGGGTGACGACGCGCAGCCCTGCGACTTCCTGCGGGGCGAACCGCGCGAGGTAGTCGAAGGTCACGCTATCGATGGCCGCCATGTCGGCAAGGCCCTCACGCAGCCAGCGCAGGCTTTCGCGGTGGGCGCCGCTGATGCCGACGCTGGCAAAGAAACGCCCGTCGCGCTGCAACGGCGCAAGGCGTTCGCGCAGCAGGTTCATGCCGCTGTTGGAATCGTGGCCGTTGATCACGCCGCGGCTGTTGTAGAACTCGGGCAGTGCGGTGCGCGGGTTGTCGTCGCGGGTCAGCAACAGGCTGCAATGTTCACCGCCGCTGCTGTGGGCCAGTTCGTAGCGCGGGCGGCCGATCACGCGTACCTGGCCGCGCAGTTGGGTCATCAGCGGGTAGCCGCAGGTTTGGGTGACGAGCAATTCGGGGGCGAGCCACAGGCCGTGCAGGTCGAGGTGGCCGGCGTCGCGGCGGCGCAGGTTCAAATGCTCGAAGATACGCGCCAGCCACAGCGCGTTGGCCTGCAGGACGGGCTCGGGCGCGACGTACATCAACAGCTCGGCGTAATGGTCGGTCATGCTCATTTCTCACGCAAAAGGGTGCCGGGGGCTGTCGATGGCCTTGAGGCCATGGCGGCCGATCAACTGCCCGTAACCCTGCACCAGGAAACCACCGCTGCGCGCCACCCACTGTTCGCGGCGCGCGTGGTAGACCGTGGGCAGTAAGTACCAGGGCAGTTTGGGCAAATCGTGGTGCACCAGGTGCAGGTTGTTGTTGAGGAACAGCCAGGTCCACGGCCAGGACGCTTCGTTGAGCACAGTGCGCTGTTCCGGCTGCGGGTGCGGGCGGTGTTCATAGTAGGAACGGATCGACGCCAGGGACAAGGCCGGCGCGGTGACCAGCAGCAGGTAATGCCACACGGGCAAGACGCTGTAGTGGGCGATGAAGCACAACATCAGCACGGTGACCGCGCCGTGGGTCAGCCACATCGGCCACACCTGGGGCAGGCGCTGGAATTCGTGGCGCGCCAGGCGGCTGATCGCCAGGGGCGCAGCGAGCAGGAAGCGGCCGAGCACGGTTTTGGTCAGCCAGTGCACGCCACGTTCAAACAATGAACTGTTGTTCCACTGCAGCTGGGTCAGGTAACGGCTTTCCGGGTCGACGCCCGGCAGGGTCAGGTCTTCGTCGTTGTGGTGCAGCAAGTGGCTGTCACGGTACAGGGTGTACGGATACCACACGGCAAACGGCGCGTAGCCGAGCAGTTTGTTGATCAGAAGGGATCGCGTGGGGTGGCCGTGGAGCAATTCATGCTGCACCGACAGCCAAAGTGTCACCAGCGGGATCAGCAACAGCGTGCTCAGCCACAGACCCAGCCAGTGGCTGCCAAGCATCACGGCGAACCAACCGGCATACACGCCGATCAACAACAGCCAGGTCGGCCACTCGGTACGGGCCATAAAACAGTCGGCCAGGGCTTCGATTTCCCGGCGTTGGGTCAGATCAAGGTAGTTGGCCATCGGCAGCTCAGAGCAGGTGTTTCCTGCTCTGTGCAATGAGGCCGGAAAATCTTGCAGATCGTTTGGTTCTAAGCTTGTAACTCAGTGACCGAACAAGCCGGTTTCGGACTTCTTGGCTTTCTTGTCGGCGCGTTTTTCATCGGCGGTCTTGGCCGGTTTCTTCTTCGCGGCTTTCTTTGAATCCATACCTTTGGCCATGATGCGTACTCCACTTAAACGGGATGTAGCATTGGGTATACCACCTATTGGGCGGCAGAAGGCGCTTATAATCCCCGACCCGTCAACGCACCTGCTGAACACCATGCCTGAATTGACTCTCGATCTGTTGGCAGAGCCCCTGTGGCCGCTGCTGAACAAGTTTTATCGCCGCCATGATTCGTCGATGAAGGCGCTCAAGGGCGGGCGTTTGTGGGTGGCGCGCGATGGCGAGATTATCGCCGGGCTGTGCCTGACGCCGGTGGTCGGCGGACAGTGGTTGACCGGGGTGTTTGTGGACCCGGCGTATCGCGGCCGGGGGCTGGCCGGGCGGTTGATTGACGCGGCCGTGGCGGAGGTGGAAGGCACGGTCTGGCTGTTGTGCCATCCGGACCTGGAAGGTATGTATCAGCGCATGGGCTTCACCCAGAACACGGTGCTGCCTCAATCGCTCAGCGAGCGTCTGGTCCGCTATAAACGCAACAAGCCGATGATCGCCATGGGCCTGAAAACCAGTGCTTAGAACCGTTGGTTAGGACCACTGCGGATAATGTGTGATCGGCCCGAACAGGGCCCGTGCTAGCCTCGCTGGCACAGTGGCCCCTTACAGGACGATCATGAAAAAGACGCTTGCAGCTCTGTCCCTCACTGCCCTCCTCGTCCCGGCCTTGAGCCAGGCAGCGGATGCGCCGATTACCGCCCAGCAATACGCCAGCGTGCTCGCGGGCAGTTGGCGCGACCCGGCCAACAGCGCGCGTGATGGCTACCGTCACCCGCAGCAAACCCTGGAGTTCTTCGGCCTGGGCGCCAAACAACGCGTGATCGAGATCACCCCCGGCGGCGGCTGGTATAGCGAAGTGCTGGCGCCGCTGCTCAAGGACCACGGGCATTACATCGCTGCCGTTCAGGCCGCCAGCACCAGCGCGTATGCCGCGACGTCCGAACAGAACCTGAAAAAGAAATTCGCCGCCGACCCGCTGCGTTACGGCAAGGCTGAAGTTGTGGAGTTTGATCCCAAGGCGCCGGTATTCGGCAAACCCGCATCAGCGGATGCCGTGCTGACCTTTCGCAATGTGCATAACTGGGTCGAGGCTGGCACCGCGCCGGCCACCTTCAACGCGTTTTACCAAGTGCTGAAACCGGGCGGCGTGCTGGGTGTGGAAGACCACCGGGCCAAGGACGGGGCGGATTTGCAAGCGATCAAGGACAGCGGCTACCTGACCACCGCGCAGGTGGTGAAACTGGCAACGGACGCCGGGTTCAAGCTGGCCGGGCAAAGTGAGGTGAATGCCAACCCGAAAGACACCAAGGATTATCCGGGCGGGGTGTGGACGTTGCCGCCGTCGCTGAGGTTGGGCGAGCAGGATAAGGCGAAGTATTTGGCGATTGGGGAGTCGGACCGGATGACGTTGCGGTTCGTCAAACCTGCAAGGTAAGCAGGCTCAACGCAAAACGAGTGTGGGAGCTGGCTGGCCTGCGATGCGGGCACCTCGGTGTGTCAGGCAGACCGAGGGGATGCTATCGCAGGCAAGCCAGCTCCCACATTTTTGACTTCATTGTGTCAGGGGGTTATTCGTCGGCAGTGGGGTCCATGTCCGGAAACATGACTTCAATAAACCCGAACTTGCTGAAGTCGGTAATCCGCGAGGGGTACAACCGGCCGATCAGGTGGTCGCACTCATGCTGCACCACCCGCGCGTGGAAACCCTCGGCCACCCGCACAATCGGCTCGCCCTTGGGGTCAAAACCCTCGTAGCGAATCTGCTGATAGCGGTTCACCGCGCCACGCAGGCCGGGCACGGACAGGCAGCCTTCAAAGCCCTCTTCCAGCACCGGGCTCAGTGGCGTAATCAAAGGGTTGATCAAAATGGTCTGCGGCACCGGCGGCGCATCCGGGTAGCGTTCGCTGGCCTCAAAGCCGAAGATCACCAGTTGCAGGTCAACGCCGATCTGCGGAGCGGCCAGGCCCACGCCGCCCACGTGCTCCATGGTCTGGAACATGTCATCAATCAATTGCCACAGCTCGGGGCTGTCGAACATTTCCGGCGGAACCGGTGGCGCGATACGCAGCAGGCGCTCGTCGCCCATTTTCAGGATTTCACGGATCATCGATCAGACTTCGTCGGTAGTGGGTTTGGAGTGGTCCCGGCCCAGGCCTGAGACGTGCTGTTTCTCATCCATGCCTGCATGTTCATCGAACTCCTTTTCCCCCGGGTCCTTGCCTTCAGCCGACATGTGTTCGATCACGGCATTCATTTCTGCACCCAGCAGTAACACGGCGGCAGAAATATAGAAGTACAGGAGCAGGACGATGATCGCACCGATACTGCCATACATGGCGTTGTAATCGGCGAAGGTTTTTACGTAATAACCGAAGCCCAGGGAGGCGACAATCCAGACCACCACGGCCAGCACCGAGCCCGGGGTGATGAAGCGGAATTTCTGCTCTACGTCAGGCATCACGTAGTACATGAGGGCCACGGCGAACATCAGCAGAATCACGATCAGCGGCCAGCGCAGGATGGTCCACAGCGTAACCACGAATTCCTGCATGCCGATCTGTCCGGCCAGCCACTCCATGACCTGCGGGCCGAGTACCATCAGCGCCGCAGCGGCGAGCAACATGCCGGCGATGCCGACGGTGTAGAAAATCGACAGCGGAAAACGCTTCCAGATCGGTCGGCCTTCCACCACGTCATAAGCGGCATTCATCGCGCTCATCATCAGGCGCACGCCCGCGGAGGCAGTCCACAGGGCGATGACGATACCCACCGAGAGCAAGCCACCCTTGGATTGCTGCAACTGGTCGATCACCGGGTTGACCTGCTCTAGCGCCTGGGGTGGCAACACCAGCTCCGATTGCATGCGCAGCCAGGTGAAGAAGTCCGGCAGGTGCAGGAAACCGATCAGGGCAATCAGGAACAGCAGGAAGGGGAACAGCGAGAACAGCATCTGGTAGGCCAGTGCCGAGGCGTAGGTAGGCATTTCGTCATCGACGAATTCCTTGACGGTGCGTATCAGCACCTGGTGTAGCTTGAGCCCGTCTAGAACCGGAAAAATCATAGCGTCTCCTTTCGCCGCAAAGAGGATGAGGTCGTGGGCGACTCAGGGGCCGTTTTCTACATCAAAAGTAGCCTACTTGGCGACTTTGAAACAATGACAGGGTTTTAGTTGCAGCGTGCGACATAAAAACGGCCATCCGTGGATGGCCGCTGGCTGCAGGTGGAAAGCCTATTTGGTGGCTTTCTTGACTGCATCCTTGGTATCGCCTACGGCCTTTTCGACCTGGCCTTTCTTTTCCTGCACCACGCCTTCAGCGCGCAGTTTGTCGTTGCCGGTGACTTTGCCGACGCCTTGCTTGATGTTGCCGACGGCTTCGTCTTTCAAACCTTTTGCCTTATCCGCTGTGCTGCCCATGGTATTTCTCCAGAAGAACAATCAAGGGTTTTGGTCATTACGTAAAGATTGACCCGGGCCGGTTCGGCAGAGTTTCAATTATTTTCAGGCTGCATTTCATCGTCGCTCGCAGGTTTGGCTTTATGTTTTGCAGCCAACCCATGAGAATGCGCGGCACATTCAGGCTATAACGCTGAATAACAGATCCCGTAGGAAGGTTATGAAACTCAATAAAGCACAGGCCATCGCCCGCAGAAACACCGAACTGGGCGGTGCCGTACTCGGCGTCAACAACTGCCATTTCACCGACCTGGACCGCAAGCGCAACATCTGGTGGTTCGACCTGCCGGTGGGCCGCATTGCCGTGGGCCAGTACGAGTGGATCCACCTGTTGATGCATAACGCCGAGACTGACCAGTTGCTGCACCTGAAGGTGCCAACCGTGTTCCTGCGCGAGAAACTCGAAGGGCTGGTGGTACGCAACGCGGGCAAGCGCAAGCCGGAGATCACCCTGGAGCTGAGCGCGGACAAGGATTCGTTCCTCAAGGATGTACGCCCGGCGGGTGCGGGCGTGAGCTTCGCGCAGTTTGCCCTGTAAGCACGCGGTTAAAAATTGTGGGAGCTGGCTTGCCTGCGATAGCGATGGGCCAGTCAACACGGGTGTAACTGATGTGCCGCTATCGCCGGCAAGCCAGCTCCCACAGTGGATTGCATTTCAATCCAGCCCATAAAAAAACCCGCAATCGCGGGTTTTTTATGGGGTTATTTTTTAAGACCGAGCTTCTTCAGCTCTTCATCACGCAACTCACGCCGCAGGATCTTGCCCACGTTGGTAGTCGGCAAGGCATCGCGGAACTCCACGGCCTTGGGCACCTTGTAGCCGGTGACGTTGGCGCGCATGTGCTCCATCACCTGGTCTTTGGTCAGGGTGGCCCCCGGCTTGACCACGATGAAGATCTTGATGTGCTCGCCGGACTTGTCGTCCGGCACGCCGATGGCGGCGCATTGCAGCACGCCCGGCAGGGTCGCCAGCACGTCTTCGAGTTCGTTCGGGTAGACGTTGAAACCGGAGACCAGAATCATGTCTTTCTTGCGATCAACGATGCGCATGTAGCCATCTTGCTGGATGATCGCGATGTCGCCGGTCTTCAGCCAGCCTTCGCTGTCGAGGATTTCGGCGGTGGCGTCTTCGCGCTGCCAGTAGCCCTTCATCACTTGCGGGCCCTTGATGCACAGCTCGCCGATTTCGCCCAGGGGCAGCTCGGTGCCGTCATCGGCGATGACTTTGCACAGGGTCGAGGGCACCGGAATACCGATAGTGCCGATCTGGGTGTACTGGATCGGGTTCACAGTGGCCACGGGGCTGGTTTCGGTCATGCCGTAACCTTCGCAGATGCCACAGCCGGTCACGTCTTTCCAGCGCTCGGCGGCCGCCAGTTGCAGGGCCATGCCGCCCGACAGGGTGACTTTCAGCGCAGAGAAATCCAGCTTGCGGAAACCTTCGTTGTTGCACAGCGCCACGAACAGGGTGTTCAGGCCAACGAACCCGCTGAACTTCCACTTCGACAGTTCCTTGACCATGGCGGGCAGGTCACGCGGGTTACTGATCAGGATGTTGTGGTTGCCGATCAGCATCATCGCCATGCAATGAAAGGTGAACGCATAGATGTGGTACAGCGGCAGCGGCGTGATCAGGATCTCGCAGCCTTCATTGAGGTTCGAGCCCATCAGCGCCTTGCACTGCAGCATGTTGGCGACCAGGTTGCGGTGGGTGAGCATCGCGCCTTTCGCCACGCCGGTAGTGCCGCCGGTGTATTGCAGCACGGCTACATCGCTGCTGGCAGGGCTGGCATCGTTGACCGGTTGGCCGTGCCCCTTGGCCAGCACGTCGTTGAATTTGATCGCCTTCGGCAAATGGTAAGCCGGGACCATTTTCTTCACGTACTTGATGACGCTGTTGATCAGCAGGCGCTTGAGGGGCGGCAACAGGTCGGCGACTTCGGTGACGATAACGTGCCTGACGCCGGTTTTGGGCACGACCTTTTCCGCCAGGTGGGCCATGTTGGCCAGGCAGACCAGGGCCTTGGCACCGGAGTCGTTGAATTGGTGTTCCATTTCCCGCGCGGTGTACAGCGGGTTGGTGTTGACCACGATCAGGCCGGCGCGGATGGCACCGAACACGGCGACCGGGTATTGCAGGACGTTGGGCAGTTGCACGGCGATGCGGTCGCCGGGCTTCAAATCGGTGTGCTGTTGCAGGTACGCGGCGAAGGCGCCGGACAATTCGTACAACTCACCGTAGGTGATGGTCTTGCCCAGGTTGCTGAAAGCCGGTTTGTTGGCGAAGCGCTGGCAGGACTGCTTCAGTACCGCCTGAATATTCGGATACTCGTCTGGATTGATGTCGGCAGCAATCCCGGCGGGGTACTTATCCTTCCAAAAGTCTTCGTTCATGGAAGCCCACTCCTCAGCGACGCGAATTCATCATCGCATTTGATGCGATTATTATTGGTGTATGTTTTTTTAAGGTGAATCTGGCGCTTTAAAGCAGGCCTAGAAGTCACAAAGCGCGCCGAGAGTAGCAGCTTTGCCAAGGGCCGCCTAGAGCCAAAAGAGGGCCCTACAGTCATAATCATGACTGTCCTACAATATTTGGTCACACTTTAAATCAGGCCAGGATAACCCAGCAAAAGGCTCTGGAATAAGGCTTTGAGGACCACAGATCACGAATGTGGGAGCTGGCTTGCCTGCGATAGCGGACCTTCAGTCGATATATCCGGTGACTGAAAGATCGCTATCGCAGTTAAGCCAGCTCCCACATTTTTGACGGTGTTTTATGTCAGGCGATGTCGCGCAATTCCCTGCGCAAAATCTTGCCCACCGGCGTCATCGGCAACGACTCGCGCAGCACGATATGCTTGGGCACTTTATAGCCGGTGAAGTTGGCCTTGCAGTACGTCTTCAACTCCTCAAGGCTCACGCCCTGGGCCCGCGCCACGACAAACAGCTTCACCGCTTCGCCCGTGCGCTCATCCGGCACGCCGATCACGGCGCAGTTGGCTACGGCCGGGTGCGCCAT from Pseudomonas tolaasii NCPPB 2192 includes the following:
- a CDS encoding fatty acid desaturase — its product is MANYLDLTQRREIEALADCFMARTEWPTWLLLIGVYAGWFAVMLGSHWLGLWLSTLLLIPLVTLWLSVQHELLHGHPTRSLLINKLLGYAPFAVWYPYTLYRDSHLLHHNDEDLTLPGVDPESRYLTQLQWNNSSLFERGVHWLTKTVLGRFLLAAPLAISRLARHEFQRLPQVWPMWLTHGAVTVLMLCFIAHYSVLPVWHYLLLVTAPALSLASIRSYYEHRPHPQPEQRTVLNEASWPWTWLFLNNNLHLVHHDLPKLPWYLLPTVYHARREQWVARSGGFLVQGYGQLIGRHGLKAIDSPRHPFA
- a CDS encoding GNAT family N-acetyltransferase gives rise to the protein MPELTLDLLAEPLWPLLNKFYRRHDSSMKALKGGRLWVARDGEIIAGLCLTPVVGGQWLTGVFVDPAYRGRGLAGRLIDAAVAEVEGTVWLLCHPDLEGMYQRMGFTQNTVLPQSLSERLVRYKRNKPMIAMGLKTSA
- a CDS encoding class I SAM-dependent methyltransferase, with translation MKKTLAALSLTALLVPALSQAADAPITAQQYASVLAGSWRDPANSARDGYRHPQQTLEFFGLGAKQRVIEITPGGGWYSEVLAPLLKDHGHYIAAVQAASTSAYAATSEQNLKKKFAADPLRYGKAEVVEFDPKAPVFGKPASADAVLTFRNVHNWVEAGTAPATFNAFYQVLKPGGVLGVEDHRAKDGADLQAIKDSGYLTTAQVVKLATDAGFKLAGQSEVNANPKDTKDYPGGVWTLPPSLRLGEQDKAKYLAIGESDRMTLRFVKPAR
- the def gene encoding peptide deformylase, encoding MIREILKMGDERLLRIAPPVPPEMFDSPELWQLIDDMFQTMEHVGGVGLAAPQIGVDLQLVIFGFEASERYPDAPPVPQTILINPLITPLSPVLEEGFEGCLSVPGLRGAVNRYQQIRYEGFDPKGEPIVRVAEGFHARVVQHECDHLIGRLYPSRITDFSKFGFIEVMFPDMDPTADE
- a CDS encoding YihY/virulence factor BrkB family protein, whose protein sequence is MIFPVLDGLKLHQVLIRTVKEFVDDEMPTYASALAYQMLFSLFPFLLFLIALIGFLHLPDFFTWLRMQSELVLPPQALEQVNPVIDQLQQSKGGLLSVGIVIALWTASAGVRLMMSAMNAAYDVVEGRPIWKRFPLSIFYTVGIAGMLLAAAALMVLGPQVMEWLAGQIGMQEFVVTLWTILRWPLIVILLMFAVALMYYVMPDVEQKFRFITPGSVLAVVVWIVASLGFGYYVKTFADYNAMYGSIGAIIVLLLYFYISAAVLLLGAEMNAVIEHMSAEGKDPGEKEFDEHAGMDEKQHVSGLGRDHSKPTTDEV
- a CDS encoding CsbD family protein, whose product is MGSTADKAKGLKDEAVGNIKQGVGKVTGNDKLRAEGVVQEKKGQVEKAVGDTKDAVKKATK
- the fadD1 gene encoding long-chain-fatty-acid--CoA ligase FadD1, with product MNEDFWKDKYPAGIAADINPDEYPNIQAVLKQSCQRFANKPAFSNLGKTITYGELYELSGAFAAYLQQHTDLKPGDRIAVQLPNVLQYPVAVFGAIRAGLIVVNTNPLYTAREMEHQFNDSGAKALVCLANMAHLAEKVVPKTGVRHVIVTEVADLLPPLKRLLINSVIKYVKKMVPAYHLPKAIKFNDVLAKGHGQPVNDASPASSDVAVLQYTGGTTGVAKGAMLTHRNLVANMLQCKALMGSNLNEGCEILITPLPLYHIYAFTFHCMAMMLIGNHNILISNPRDLPAMVKELSKWKFSGFVGLNTLFVALCNNEGFRKLDFSALKVTLSGGMALQLAAAERWKDVTGCGICEGYGMTETSPVATVNPIQYTQIGTIGIPVPSTLCKVIADDGTELPLGEIGELCIKGPQVMKGYWQREDATAEILDSEGWLKTGDIAIIQQDGYMRIVDRKKDMILVSGFNVYPNELEDVLATLPGVLQCAAIGVPDDKSGEHIKIFIVVKPGATLTKDQVMEHMRANVTGYKVPKAVEFRDALPTTNVGKILRRELRDEELKKLGLKK